One part of the Marinobacter sp. M3C genome encodes these proteins:
- a CDS encoding AMP-binding protein, which translates to MAALPELLKRQALAHPSRIALRGPEAEFSYQQMMQAAEAMAEQLSVRGIKRAGVCGDNTIGWVLADLACLLAGVVCVPVPVFFSESQVAHLIEHAGLDSLLCSEEADGSEPLGQGVWLRPLPVVAAPPIPKGTAKITFTSGSTGTPKGVCLSVAQMTATTLALKERLAGVELQTHLCILPLATLLENIAGVYLPLLMGATVMVEPLAQLGMTGSSGLNLGKLVAGINQHQPQSLISVPELAMALVSAAEQGQLNSRSLRFMAVGGGRVSAELLARGRAAGLPLYEGYGLSECSSVVALNVPAAECEGSVGKPLSHVDIKVDSDGHILVRGNTHLGYLGDEPGQGEWLDTGDLGALSPNGFLTVNGRSKNLLITSFGRNISPEWLESELIQSLGIRQAVVFGDGEPQPMALITVTDGRSPGDLASALRQLNQRLPDYARLATVYIRRQPLSQSEGYITANGRPVRLTIQAHLPTLLAKAFPLSMSTSLANPSGEFHMAFFDRLQQETAQARAHVSGAPVVKAIGEGCFSLESYTWFLTQAFHHVKHTVPLMMACGAKLPSRMEFVRKALVEYIDEEYGHDEWILNDLDACNADKEAIRTGKPDVSIELMVAYLYDQINRGNPAAFFGMVQVLEGTSIELATPLAEQIQKILGLPNQAFSYLYSHGALDQEHFEFFRNLMDGITDPTDQQAIIDSARVVYRLYGDMLHSIPLPVTRKEQQHEVA; encoded by the coding sequence ATGGCCGCCTTGCCTGAACTGCTCAAACGTCAGGCACTGGCGCACCCGTCACGTATTGCCTTACGTGGGCCGGAAGCGGAGTTCAGCTATCAGCAGATGATGCAGGCGGCAGAAGCGATGGCCGAACAGCTGAGCGTACGGGGCATAAAGCGTGCCGGTGTGTGCGGCGACAACACCATTGGCTGGGTACTGGCCGACCTTGCCTGTTTGTTGGCCGGCGTGGTTTGTGTGCCGGTGCCGGTGTTTTTCTCCGAATCCCAAGTTGCCCACCTTATTGAACATGCGGGCCTGGACAGCTTGCTGTGCAGCGAAGAAGCAGACGGCAGCGAGCCTCTGGGCCAGGGTGTCTGGCTGCGCCCGCTGCCGGTTGTTGCAGCACCGCCGATACCTAAAGGCACAGCGAAAATCACCTTCACCTCCGGCAGTACCGGTACCCCTAAAGGTGTGTGCCTGTCGGTGGCGCAGATGACAGCAACGACTTTGGCCCTGAAAGAACGGCTGGCGGGCGTCGAATTACAAACGCATTTATGCATTTTGCCGCTTGCGACCCTTCTGGAGAATATTGCCGGCGTTTACCTGCCGTTGCTTATGGGAGCTACGGTCATGGTGGAGCCGTTGGCGCAGTTGGGCATGACCGGCAGCAGCGGCTTGAACCTGGGCAAGCTGGTTGCGGGAATCAATCAACATCAACCTCAATCGCTGATTTCGGTGCCGGAGCTGGCGATGGCACTGGTCAGTGCCGCCGAGCAGGGGCAGCTGAACAGCCGCTCATTGCGTTTTATGGCCGTTGGTGGTGGCCGGGTATCTGCCGAGTTGCTGGCCCGTGGCCGCGCTGCTGGCCTGCCATTGTACGAAGGTTATGGCTTGTCGGAGTGCAGCTCTGTGGTGGCGTTGAACGTGCCGGCTGCCGAGTGTGAGGGTAGCGTGGGTAAACCCCTGTCTCATGTCGATATCAAGGTGGATTCTGACGGTCACATTCTGGTTCGCGGTAACACCCATTTGGGCTATCTAGGCGACGAGCCGGGGCAGGGCGAATGGCTGGATACCGGTGACCTGGGCGCGCTCAGCCCGAATGGTTTTCTGACGGTTAATGGCCGTTCGAAGAATCTGCTGATCACCAGCTTTGGCCGCAATATTAGCCCGGAGTGGCTGGAAAGTGAGCTTATTCAGAGCCTGGGCATTCGCCAGGCCGTGGTGTTCGGCGACGGTGAGCCGCAGCCAATGGCACTGATAACGGTGACAGACGGGCGCTCGCCAGGCGACCTCGCCAGCGCATTGCGTCAACTCAATCAACGCTTACCGGATTATGCCCGCCTGGCTACGGTGTATATCCGCCGCCAGCCGCTGAGCCAGTCCGAAGGGTACATCACCGCAAATGGCCGCCCGGTGCGGTTGACCATTCAGGCCCATCTGCCGACCCTGTTGGCAAAAGCCTTTCCTTTATCTATGTCGACATCGTTAGCCAACCCATCAGGAGAATTCCACATGGCATTTTTTGACAGATTGCAGCAAGAAACAGCACAAGCACGGGCCCATGTTAGCGGCGCGCCGGTTGTGAAAGCGATTGGCGAAGGCTGTTTCAGCCTGGAGTCCTATACCTGGTTTCTGACCCAAGCCTTTCACCACGTTAAGCACACGGTGCCGTTAATGATGGCTTGTGGCGCAAAACTGCCCTCGCGGATGGAGTTCGTTCGCAAGGCGCTGGTTGAATACATTGACGAGGAGTACGGCCACGACGAGTGGATACTGAATGATCTGGACGCCTGCAACGCCGACAAGGAAGCGATTCGCACGGGCAAGCCGGATGTGTCCATAGAGCTTATGGTGGCGTACCTGTACGACCAGATTAACCGGGGCAATCCGGCGGCGTTCTTTGGCATGGTTCAAGTGCTTGAAGGCACCTCCATAGAGCTGGCCACGCCGCTGGCCGAGCAGATTCAGAAAATCCTTGGGCTTCCGAATCAGGCGTTCAGTTATCTGTACTCCCATGGCGCTCTCGATCAGGAGCACTTCGAGTTTTTCCGCAACCTGATGGACGGCATTACCGACCCGACCGACCAGCAGGCCATTATTGATTCTGCCCGCGTGGTATACCGGCTCTACGGCGATATGTTGCACAGCATTCCGCTGCCGGTCACGCGTAAGGAGCAGCAGCATGAAGTTGCATGA
- a CDS encoding thermostable hemolysin, producing MSDPLTMSIHCPPDSPELVPALRCAGRWLSEITPDTALAATVAQFIRRRFLQAYGAEPSLRIPLLLALTSAQGTLLAAVGVRSAARERLFLEDYLTVPVESVMPSAGIARSKIAEIAHLAGVEAGVSRHLFASLTVWLQGAGYDWVVCTGTDQLRNSFHRMGIATQVLANANPASLPDGGAGWGRYYDHQPVVMAIKVADSLGALQQVGLLRRIQPASFDIGSDGSDSLQQEDAYGRLA from the coding sequence ATGAGCGACCCGCTTACAATGTCCATACACTGTCCACCGGATTCGCCGGAGCTGGTTCCGGCCCTTCGTTGTGCCGGGCGCTGGTTGAGCGAGATTACACCCGATACCGCTCTGGCGGCTACGGTTGCACAATTTATTCGGCGGCGGTTTTTGCAGGCCTATGGCGCCGAACCTTCGTTGCGGATACCGTTATTGCTGGCACTGACCTCGGCTCAGGGCACGCTTTTGGCTGCGGTGGGCGTTCGTAGTGCTGCCCGGGAACGCCTGTTTCTTGAAGACTACCTGACTGTTCCGGTCGAATCGGTAATGCCGTCGGCGGGAATTGCGCGCAGCAAAATTGCAGAGATTGCACACTTGGCTGGGGTAGAAGCCGGTGTCAGCAGACACTTGTTTGCCTCATTGACAGTGTGGCTGCAGGGCGCGGGTTATGACTGGGTGGTGTGTACCGGCACCGATCAGCTGCGCAACAGTTTTCACCGAATGGGTATTGCCACCCAGGTGCTGGCTAATGCGAACCCGGCGAGTTTGCCCGATGGTGGCGCTGGCTGGGGGCGCTATTACGACCATCAACCCGTGGTGATGGCGATCAAAGTGGCCGATAGCCTCGGCGCTTTGCAGCAGGTGGGGCTGCTACGGCGGATTCAGCCGGCGTCATTCGACATCGGTTCAGACGGTTCTGACAGTTTACAGCAGGAGGATGCTTATGGCCGCCTTGCCTGA
- a CDS encoding response regulator transcription factor: protein MRILLVEDDHLLGSTMLDMLRADQHTVDWLDDGQQALNALVDEHFDLAILDLTLPRVDGLDIVRHTRKKGNQLPIIILTARAELEEKLQGLDAGADDYLTKPFAMAELKARIRAVTRRRSATNRDQLIVGQLTLDPASAQLTTGTDTATLPRSEFQILQYMMRHPDQVATRRRLEEQLYGWEPGAESNALEVHIHHLRRRVGKATIRTIRGVGYLLDSQAASGVPECL, encoded by the coding sequence ATGCGCATATTACTGGTAGAAGACGACCACCTTTTGGGCAGCACCATGCTGGACATGCTGAGGGCAGACCAGCACACCGTAGACTGGCTGGACGATGGCCAGCAGGCGCTGAATGCACTGGTGGATGAGCATTTTGACCTCGCCATACTGGATTTGACCCTGCCCAGGGTAGACGGCCTCGATATCGTTCGACATACCCGAAAAAAGGGCAATCAACTGCCCATTATCATTCTGACCGCCAGGGCTGAACTTGAGGAAAAACTGCAGGGCCTGGATGCAGGCGCAGACGATTACCTGACCAAACCCTTTGCCATGGCCGAGCTCAAGGCCCGAATTCGGGCCGTTACCCGCCGCAGATCAGCCACAAACCGGGACCAACTGATTGTGGGCCAGCTAACACTGGACCCGGCTTCAGCACAGCTAACCACCGGCACAGACACCGCAACCCTGCCGCGCAGCGAGTTTCAGATTCTTCAGTACATGATGCGTCACCCTGATCAGGTTGCCACCCGCAGGCGCCTGGAAGAGCAGCTCTATGGCTGGGAACCGGGCGCAGAGAGTAATGCCCTGGAAGTGCACATTCACCATCTGCGTCGTCGGGTAGGCAAAGCCACCATCAGAACGATCCGCGGCGTCGGGTATTTACTGGATAGCCAGGCAGCCTCCGGAGTGCCAGAATGTCTCTGA
- a CDS encoding ATP-binding protein — translation MSLTRTLTLLVTSTVLLIALIAAAWSYVESNHELEELFDAELAQSTRIVQGLVRHLADTQSMEQLPQTLRETLTLSIAEDIDPEAGGDEILPGGAGHKYEKKLAFEVWTPDRIPLLSTLNADDAEGLAPGYSWAESEGYRWRVFTLKDATTGFWIRTAQREEIREELSQELALGNVLPLLLALPLLLLAASAAIRIGLRPLLRLERPIRNMAPERIHPLDDRQAPKEVAGLVQAVNSMLKRLNQALERERRFSADAAHELRTPLAALRLNLEKACDSNPQQFNTLIQSVDRMTHLVEQMLLLNRVDSGADFSPQYHNLSEILEQSIADVAPLALKKNIEPVLQDDAGEALVCCHNALINTLMRSLLANAIQYSPQHTVVETRLVPSADGYHVTVCDQGPGIATADRERALSRFVRLDQRMGGGAGLGLAIARRIAELHGGQLTLNTRPDGQTGLCVSLWLPARTALCNSTK, via the coding sequence ATGTCTCTGACTCGCACCCTCACGCTGCTTGTTACCTCCACCGTGCTTTTAATCGCCCTGATCGCCGCTGCCTGGAGTTACGTTGAAAGCAATCATGAGCTGGAAGAGCTGTTCGACGCCGAATTGGCGCAGAGTACGCGCATTGTGCAAGGGCTGGTTCGCCACTTGGCAGACACCCAGTCAATGGAGCAGTTACCGCAAACCCTGCGCGAAACGCTGACACTGTCTATTGCTGAAGACATTGACCCGGAAGCAGGCGGTGACGAAATTCTGCCCGGTGGTGCAGGGCACAAATACGAGAAGAAACTGGCCTTTGAAGTCTGGACGCCCGACCGCATACCCCTGTTGAGTACGCTCAACGCCGATGACGCTGAAGGCTTGGCTCCGGGCTATTCATGGGCCGAATCCGAGGGCTATCGTTGGCGGGTGTTCACACTTAAAGACGCGACCACGGGCTTTTGGATCCGCACCGCCCAGCGCGAGGAAATTCGCGAGGAACTGAGCCAGGAACTGGCCCTGGGTAACGTTCTGCCCTTACTCCTCGCCTTGCCGTTACTGCTGCTGGCTGCAAGCGCTGCCATTCGAATCGGGCTTCGCCCCCTACTAAGGCTGGAGCGCCCCATACGCAATATGGCACCGGAACGCATCCATCCCCTTGATGACCGGCAGGCACCAAAAGAAGTTGCAGGGCTGGTGCAGGCCGTGAACAGTATGCTCAAGCGGCTGAACCAGGCTCTGGAACGGGAACGGCGTTTTTCAGCCGATGCCGCCCATGAATTGCGAACACCGCTGGCCGCCTTGCGACTGAACCTTGAAAAAGCCTGTGATAGCAATCCACAGCAGTTCAACACCCTGATCCAGTCCGTTGACCGCATGACACATCTGGTAGAGCAAATGCTGTTGCTGAATCGGGTCGACTCGGGCGCCGATTTTTCGCCGCAATACCATAATCTGTCTGAGATACTCGAGCAGAGTATTGCCGATGTGGCACCGCTGGCACTGAAAAAGAACATTGAGCCGGTATTACAGGACGATGCCGGCGAAGCCCTGGTGTGTTGCCACAACGCCCTAATCAACACCCTGATGCGATCCCTGCTGGCCAACGCGATCCAATACAGCCCACAACACACGGTGGTGGAAACCCGCTTGGTGCCCTCCGCAGACGGCTATCACGTTACTGTTTGCGATCAGGGCCCCGGCATTGCGACTGCGGACCGGGAACGGGCGCTTAGCCGTTTCGTGCGGCTTGACCAAAGGATGGGTGGCGGCGCGGGGCTGGGATTGGCTATTGCGCGGCGAATTGCGGAACTCCACGGCGGCCAACTGACCCTGAACACGCGACCCGACGGCCAGACCGGGCTCTGTGTCAGCCTTTGGCTGCCGGCGCGCACGGCGCTTTGCAATAGTACAAAATAG
- the bluB gene encoding 5,6-dimethylbenzimidazole synthase: MSDPNRPFTDEERAGLYRAIFERRDVRSQFLPDPIPRPVLARLLKAAHHAPSVGFMQPWDFILIDSLDVREQVLASYHEENAKAANNYSGDQQETYRSLKLQGIVESPLNLCITCDRSRGGTHVLGRSSIVEMDLFSTCLAVQNLWLAARAEGIGVGWVSIVDQTTLACILNLPDNVYPLAYLCLGYVSEFLDQPELQAKGWRSRLPLAELMHGNRWGQPVDDETLLNALKS; encoded by the coding sequence ATGAGTGATCCCAACCGGCCTTTCACGGACGAAGAACGCGCCGGGCTGTATCGCGCTATTTTCGAGCGCCGTGACGTGCGCTCCCAGTTTTTGCCAGACCCCATCCCCCGGCCCGTATTGGCCCGGCTGTTGAAAGCCGCGCACCATGCACCGTCGGTGGGGTTTATGCAGCCCTGGGATTTTATCCTGATCGACAGTCTGGACGTGCGCGAGCAGGTGCTGGCCAGCTACCACGAAGAAAACGCCAAAGCCGCGAACAACTACAGCGGCGATCAGCAGGAAACCTACCGCAGCCTGAAACTGCAGGGCATTGTCGAAAGCCCCTTAAATCTCTGCATTACCTGCGATCGCAGCCGTGGTGGCACCCATGTGCTGGGGCGCAGTTCCATTGTGGAGATGGACTTGTTCAGCACTTGCCTGGCGGTACAGAACTTATGGCTGGCGGCGCGGGCGGAAGGCATAGGCGTAGGCTGGGTGAGCATTGTCGATCAAACCACACTGGCATGCATTCTGAACCTGCCGGATAACGTGTATCCGCTGGCCTATTTGTGCCTTGGCTACGTCAGCGAGTTTCTGGACCAGCCCGAGCTTCAGGCCAAAGGCTGGCGTTCGCGCCTGCCCCTGGCCGAGTTGATGCACGGCAATCGCTGGGGGCAGCCGGTGGACGATGAAACGCTCTTGAATGCGTTGAAATCTTAA
- a CDS encoding cobyric acid synthase yields the protein MPTLMIQGTTSDAGKTTVVAALCRWLARQGVSVAPFKPQNMALNSAVTIDGGEIGRSTALQALACGLEPHSDMNPVLLKPQSDCGAQVILRGQVHGNMDALDYHAYKAEAMVAVMDAWRALSQRYDVIIAEGAGSPAEINLRANDIANMGFAEAADCPVLLVGDIDRGGVFAQLVGTLELISASEQNRTKGFIINRFRGDIALLEPGLDWLTERTGKPVIGVLPYLQGLIVDSEDSIGTSGASEAGALNVIVPVLPRISNHNDFDPLRLHPGVNLQFIGPDQPIPAADLIILPGSKSTRTDMAFLHAQGWTQAIQKHLRYGGKVFGICGGFQMLGERVDDPEGLEGSSGTTECLGLLNMTTTMVAGKQLKNVCGTISLPAQNSGQPDASFSGYEMHNGVSEGAALARPLGRMNGKNEGAISADGQIAGTYVHGIFDEPGGCDAVLQWAGLDHSDAAVDYQQHRLAQLDRLADQVEQHLDTHWLRDLLGLKAAATTPGPTGQP from the coding sequence ATGCCTACACTGATGATTCAGGGCACGACTTCTGACGCCGGCAAGACCACCGTGGTGGCGGCTTTGTGCCGCTGGCTGGCGCGCCAGGGTGTGTCGGTGGCGCCGTTCAAGCCGCAGAATATGGCCTTGAATAGCGCCGTGACCATAGACGGTGGCGAAATTGGCCGATCGACAGCACTGCAAGCGCTGGCGTGTGGCCTTGAACCCCACAGCGATATGAATCCCGTATTGCTGAAGCCACAAAGCGACTGCGGCGCCCAGGTGATTCTGCGCGGCCAGGTGCACGGCAATATGGACGCGCTGGATTATCACGCTTACAAAGCCGAGGCCATGGTGGCGGTGATGGACGCCTGGCGTGCGCTTAGCCAACGCTATGATGTGATCATCGCCGAAGGCGCCGGCAGCCCCGCTGAAATCAACCTGCGCGCCAATGACATCGCCAATATGGGCTTTGCCGAAGCGGCAGATTGCCCGGTGCTGTTGGTGGGCGATATTGACCGTGGCGGTGTGTTTGCCCAGCTGGTAGGCACTCTGGAGTTGATTTCCGCCAGCGAACAAAACCGCACAAAAGGTTTTATCATCAATCGCTTTCGCGGCGATATCGCTCTGCTGGAGCCAGGCTTGGACTGGCTGACTGAGCGCACTGGAAAACCGGTCATTGGCGTACTGCCGTATCTTCAAGGCCTGATTGTAGATTCCGAAGACAGCATTGGCACCAGCGGCGCAAGCGAAGCCGGCGCCCTGAATGTGATTGTGCCGGTGCTGCCGCGCATCAGTAACCACAACGATTTTGACCCGCTACGCCTGCATCCCGGCGTAAACCTGCAGTTTATTGGCCCGGACCAACCCATTCCAGCGGCCGACCTGATTATTCTGCCCGGCAGCAAAAGCACCCGCACCGATATGGCCTTTCTTCACGCTCAGGGCTGGACGCAGGCTATCCAAAAACACCTGCGCTATGGCGGTAAGGTGTTTGGCATTTGCGGTGGCTTTCAAATGCTGGGTGAGCGCGTGGACGATCCGGAAGGGCTGGAAGGCAGCAGCGGTACAACCGAATGCCTGGGTCTGTTGAATATGACGACCACCATGGTGGCCGGCAAGCAGCTCAAAAACGTCTGCGGCACGATATCCCTGCCAGCGCAGAATTCCGGCCAACCCGATGCCAGTTTTAGCGGCTATGAAATGCACAACGGTGTGAGCGAAGGCGCGGCTCTGGCGCGCCCATTAGGCCGGATGAACGGCAAAAACGAAGGAGCTATCAGTGCTGACGGTCAGATAGCGGGCACCTATGTACACGGAATTTTTGATGAGCCTGGGGGTTGTGATGCCGTGCTGCAATGGGCCGGGCTGGATCACTCAGACGCTGCGGTAGACTATCAGCAACATCGCCTGGCTCAGCTTGACCGGCTGGCGGATCAGGTGGAGCAACATCTTGATACCCACTGGCTGCGCGACTTGCTGGGGCTGAAGGCAGCGGCGACCACGCCTGGCCCGACGGGGCAGCCATGA
- the cobO gene encoding cob(I)yrinic acid a,c-diamide adenosyltransferase, producing the protein MKDRAKDPERHARRMAAKQKMMHERIALAQKEQGVLLVLTGPGKGKSSSGFGMVARALGHGMKVGVVQFIKGAFSTGEEAFFRNLPGVDYHVMGQGYTWETQNREQDVASATAAWEIVAAMLKDDSYDMILLDELNIALKYEYIDLDRVLDDLQGRPEMQHVVVTGRNAPQELIDLADTVTEMGVVKHAFKDQGIKAQKGVEL; encoded by the coding sequence ATGAAAGATCGCGCTAAAGACCCCGAACGCCACGCCCGCCGTATGGCGGCCAAGCAGAAAATGATGCACGAACGCATTGCCCTCGCCCAGAAAGAGCAAGGCGTCTTGCTGGTGCTGACCGGCCCGGGTAAAGGCAAAAGCAGCTCCGGCTTTGGCATGGTTGCCCGCGCCCTGGGCCACGGCATGAAAGTGGGTGTGGTGCAGTTTATCAAAGGTGCCTTCAGCACCGGCGAAGAAGCCTTTTTCCGCAATCTGCCGGGTGTCGATTACCACGTGATGGGACAGGGCTACACCTGGGAAACCCAAAACCGGGAACAGGATGTGGCCTCTGCTACGGCTGCGTGGGAGATTGTCGCGGCCATGCTGAAAGACGACAGCTACGACATGATTCTGCTGGACGAACTGAACATTGCGCTGAAGTACGAATACATCGATCTGGACCGGGTACTGGACGACCTGCAAGGCCGGCCCGAGATGCAGCACGTAGTGGTCACCGGCCGCAACGCGCCCCAAGAATTGATTGACCTGGCCGACACCGTGACTGAAATGGGCGTGGTGAAGCACGCGTTCAAAGATCAGGGCATCAAAGCCCAAAAAGGCGTTGAGCTTTAG
- a CDS encoding ABC transporter ATP-binding protein encodes MSTLSTRDLIINVPGRPDGFPLSMSIEPGQIWGVLGPNGAGKTTLLHTLAGLLPARSGQVQLNSRSFTALKRRDIARQLGLVFQERQDSFPATVLETALIGRHPWLSPWDSEQGEDLRRAEQALTTLDVDHLSDRLLNTLSGGERQRVAIATLMTQNPDVLLLDEPTNHLDLHHQVKVMNLLRDQAGAGKAVFMCLHDLNLAARWCTHALLLYTNGDACWGPVKNMLVPDALERLYDQRLITLQADGLTVFVPAP; translated from the coding sequence ATGAGCACGCTGAGCACCCGTGATCTGATTATCAACGTACCTGGTCGGCCTGACGGCTTCCCTTTGAGCATGAGCATAGAGCCCGGTCAGATATGGGGCGTGCTGGGCCCCAACGGCGCTGGTAAAACCACGTTATTGCACACATTGGCCGGATTACTGCCCGCCCGCAGTGGCCAGGTGCAGCTGAACAGCAGGTCGTTTACCGCACTGAAACGTCGCGACATTGCCCGGCAACTGGGCCTGGTGTTTCAGGAGCGCCAGGACAGCTTTCCGGCGACCGTGCTGGAAACCGCTTTGATTGGCCGGCACCCCTGGTTATCGCCCTGGGACAGTGAGCAGGGTGAGGATCTGCGTCGTGCGGAGCAGGCTTTAACCACACTGGACGTGGACCATCTGTCAGATCGCCTGCTCAATACCCTGTCGGGTGGCGAGCGCCAGCGCGTGGCTATTGCCACCCTGATGACCCAGAACCCCGATGTTCTGCTGTTGGACGAACCCACAAACCACCTGGATTTGCACCATCAGGTGAAGGTGATGAATCTGCTGCGTGATCAGGCGGGTGCTGGCAAAGCCGTGTTCATGTGCCTGCACGATCTGAATCTGGCGGCACGCTGGTGCACTCACGCACTTTTGCTCTATACCAACGGCGATGCCTGCTGGGGGCCTGTGAAAAACATGCTGGTACCGGATGCGCTGGAGCGACTTTACGATCAGCGGCTGATAACCCTGCAGGCTGACGGTTTGACGGTCTTCGTACCGGCGCCATAA
- a CDS encoding iron ABC transporter permease: MTRALVSLGLLALASMAFALALGSVTVSPADVWQVIKGEGSTLHRTLLLDLRLPRTLAAFGTGGLLAVAGALMQVLLRNPLADPYVLGLSGGAAVGALLAMLMGMGTLIISGSAFAGAMLATVLVFGLAHGTGSWTPSRLLLTGVVVAAGWGAVITLMLAITPSYKLPGMLYWLMGDVSYARSPWPAVVVLAVSVVVIMPLARNLNVLARGPMQAAALGVSVRPLEWTIYVLASLLTATAVTTAGSIGFVGLIVPHMLRLILGNDQRIILPASALAGGTLLVLADTLARTMIAPEQLPVGVITALLGVPTFLYLLHRSR; this comes from the coding sequence ATGACCCGCGCTTTGGTCAGCTTAGGCCTGTTGGCTCTGGCATCCATGGCTTTTGCGCTGGCGCTGGGAAGCGTGACGGTTTCGCCTGCGGATGTGTGGCAGGTTATTAAGGGCGAAGGCAGTACGCTGCACCGAACCCTGTTGCTGGATTTGCGGTTGCCGCGCACGCTTGCGGCGTTTGGCACCGGCGGGTTGTTGGCAGTGGCAGGCGCCCTGATGCAAGTGTTGCTGCGCAACCCGTTGGCAGATCCTTACGTGCTTGGGCTTTCAGGCGGCGCAGCCGTTGGCGCATTACTGGCCATGCTGATGGGAATGGGCACGTTGATAATATCGGGCTCGGCCTTTGCCGGCGCCATGCTGGCAACCGTGCTGGTGTTTGGCCTTGCCCACGGCACCGGCAGCTGGACACCGTCCCGCCTGTTGCTGACTGGCGTTGTAGTAGCGGCCGGTTGGGGCGCGGTGATTACCCTCATGCTGGCCATTACCCCTTCCTACAAACTGCCCGGCATGCTGTATTGGCTGATGGGCGATGTGTCCTACGCCCGCTCGCCCTGGCCGGCAGTTGTAGTGCTGGCGGTGTCGGTGGTGGTGATTATGCCCCTGGCCCGTAACCTGAATGTGCTGGCGCGGGGGCCCATGCAAGCCGCGGCGCTGGGTGTGTCGGTGCGACCTTTGGAATGGACAATTTACGTTCTGGCCAGCCTGCTGACAGCAACGGCGGTCACCACCGCAGGCAGCATCGGATTTGTGGGTTTGATTGTGCCCCACATGCTGCGACTGATTCTGGGCAACGACCAGCGCATTATCCTTCCTGCCAGCGCACTGGCTGGCGGTACCTTGCTGGTATTGGCAGATACCCTTGCCCGCACTATGATTGCGCCCGAACAGCTGCCCGTTGGGGTGATTACTGCTTTGCTGGGCGTGCCTACGTTCCTGTACCTGCTGCACCGGAGCCGCTGA
- a CDS encoding cobalamin-binding protein, translating to MQRCAVDDTGKELCLSAPAQRVITLSPGATELMFAAGAGDKVMAVVNYSDYPPAALERPLIGSHTRVDMEALLAFDPDLVVTWVTGNPPAQVELLDELGVPTFAIEPRTFAGVSNVIERLSTLAGTELEGYAEAERFRVGVAALTQQYAGVKPIPVFYQVWEKPLMTVNNKHLIGKVLKLCGGVNVFGDMQRLIPRISAEVVLQADPDAILTGSVDGVSDDQLDEWKKYAGLTAVEKNNLLFVPASPISRPTPRLLDAIQTVCEKLENARERL from the coding sequence ATGCAACGTTGCGCTGTGGATGACACCGGAAAAGAGCTTTGTTTATCAGCCCCCGCCCAGCGCGTCATCACTTTGTCGCCTGGCGCCACAGAGCTGATGTTCGCGGCCGGCGCCGGTGACAAAGTAATGGCCGTAGTCAATTACAGCGACTATCCCCCGGCGGCCCTTGAACGCCCTCTGATTGGCAGCCACACCCGTGTCGACATGGAAGCTTTATTGGCCTTTGATCCTGATCTGGTGGTTACCTGGGTAACAGGTAACCCGCCAGCACAGGTCGAGCTGCTTGATGAGTTGGGCGTGCCCACTTTTGCTATAGAACCCCGCACCTTTGCGGGGGTTTCTAACGTTATTGAACGGCTTTCCACCCTAGCCGGTACCGAGCTGGAAGGTTATGCCGAAGCTGAGCGCTTCCGCGTTGGGGTTGCCGCTTTAACGCAGCAGTATGCCGGCGTTAAACCCATACCGGTGTTTTACCAGGTGTGGGAGAAACCTTTAATGACCGTGAACAACAAGCACCTGATTGGCAAAGTGCTGAAGTTGTGTGGCGGTGTGAATGTGTTTGGCGATATGCAGCGGCTGATTCCCAGAATCAGTGCGGAAGTTGTGTTGCAGGCAGACCCCGATGCCATTCTTACCGGCAGCGTTGATGGCGTCAGCGACGACCAGTTGGATGAATGGAAGAAATATGCGGGGCTGACCGCGGTGGAAAAAAACAATCTGCTTTTCGTGCCGGCTTCGCCTATTTCCCGGCCTACGCCGAGGTTGCTTGATGCCATACAAACAGTCTGTGAAAAACTGGAAAACGCCCGTGAACGATTATAG